Proteins encoded by one window of Phytohabitans houttuyneae:
- a CDS encoding YbaB/EbfC family nucleoid-associated protein — protein sequence MERPQWSAIRGVIDELQQTIENAAQTRQQIMEITGTAWSDDRMIKAVVGPRGQLIELEIDPRVYRTPNSKALAASIMSTVRAAVEDANKQTKEIVDKVMPKDRGMGLIGKTDFDVLMESHDADLPKALKKNEEDGHGFLP from the coding sequence ATGGAGCGACCGCAATGGTCCGCGATTCGCGGCGTGATCGACGAGCTCCAGCAGACCATCGAAAACGCGGCCCAGACGCGGCAGCAGATCATGGAGATCACCGGCACGGCATGGTCCGACGACCGGATGATCAAGGCGGTTGTCGGCCCGCGTGGTCAGCTCATCGAGCTGGAGATCGACCCCCGGGTCTACCGCACGCCCAACTCGAAGGCGCTGGCCGCGTCGATCATGTCTACCGTGCGCGCCGCCGTCGAAGACGCCAACAAGCAGACGAAGGAGATCGTCGACAAGGTCATGCCCAAGGATCGTGGAATGGGTCTGATCGGGAAGACGGATTTCGACGTATTGATGGAAAGTCACGACGCAGACCTGCCGAAGGCGCTGAAGAAGAACGAGGAGGACGGCCATGGGTTCCTTCCTTGA
- a CDS encoding SseB family protein yields MIEGETSAWAPANDVERELQHAVGDGDIGAVMRILAVAPLVVPGYQDEADAQPGRQRLLTRERDGVPYLLVFTSPEALYRAVPADGWRATTLTEVVSGTPDGWGLAVNPVTPIGILVKPEDVPELVPTQRTMRDFTPANEVERLLRDALVAPDAEVLLDVLVTAQVMVPTQALSMDGVLAVPVFTSVDRYEDCLGGQDLDIPVVTLDFISVLRQWPGDDHRLAVNPGSPIGITLPGERVRHLVAYAEELVRRRLGGDSDQPPPPPPPLPVAPFADPAPAPPELPPGGIGGALRGEG; encoded by the coding sequence GTGATCGAGGGTGAGACGAGCGCCTGGGCGCCGGCGAACGACGTGGAGCGCGAGCTCCAGCACGCCGTGGGTGACGGCGACATCGGCGCGGTCATGCGCATCCTCGCCGTGGCGCCGCTGGTGGTGCCCGGGTACCAGGACGAGGCGGACGCCCAGCCCGGCCGGCAGCGGCTGCTGACCCGCGAGCGCGACGGCGTGCCGTACCTGCTTGTCTTCACGTCGCCGGAGGCCCTGTACCGCGCGGTGCCGGCGGACGGCTGGCGGGCGACCACGCTCACCGAGGTGGTCTCCGGTACACCCGACGGCTGGGGGCTGGCGGTCAACCCGGTGACCCCGATCGGCATTCTGGTCAAGCCCGAGGACGTGCCGGAGCTGGTGCCCACGCAGCGGACCATGCGCGACTTCACCCCGGCCAACGAGGTGGAGCGGCTGCTGCGCGACGCGCTTGTCGCGCCGGACGCCGAGGTACTCCTCGACGTGCTGGTCACCGCCCAGGTGATGGTGCCGACGCAGGCGCTTTCGATGGACGGTGTGCTCGCCGTGCCGGTGTTCACGTCGGTGGACCGCTACGAGGACTGCCTCGGCGGCCAAGATCTGGACATTCCGGTCGTCACGCTCGACTTCATCTCGGTACTGCGGCAGTGGCCGGGCGACGACCACCGGCTCGCGGTCAACCCGGGCTCACCCATCGGCATCACACTGCCCGGCGAGCGGGTGCGGCACCTTGTCGCGTACGCCGAAGAGCTGGTGCGGCGCCGCCTCGGCGGTGACTCGGACCAGCCACCGCCGCCGCCACCCCCACTGCCCGTCGCGCCGTTCGCGGACCCGGCGCCCGCGCCGCCCGAACTGCCGCCCGGTGGCATCGGTGGGGCCTTGCGAGGCGAGGGCTGA
- a CDS encoding SMI1/KNR4 family protein, which translates to MAGDGRGGHARGGRDGAVPTPAGWCWAHVGTPDGDRLLALVPIELHGSFRHAGGVRLLPASARGLRPEAEPLSVGPAAGDEVPDDLLDLLESALGWPLPPAYRRFVAETNGVGPAAPAVLPPYGFVADQPLFGIAREDRHQDLSYVADWVRDRLTVDFLPIGYVQGGLLAVKVSGDDVDSVWYLDDDDPRDREAYGPEEVCGHLLQRCADSVDDLWARLVRPPAALVELATAAVGQVTLVRDGAVGAGLPAKLKAPWQEQGRPGRDPVASMFEAV; encoded by the coding sequence GTGGCCGGTGACGGCCGCGGCGGGCACGCTCGGGGCGGGCGCGACGGCGCGGTGCCCACGCCGGCCGGCTGGTGCTGGGCACACGTGGGCACCCCCGACGGCGACCGGCTGCTCGCCTTGGTGCCGATCGAGCTGCACGGGTCGTTCCGGCACGCCGGCGGGGTGCGCCTGCTGCCGGCCTCCGCGCGTGGCCTGCGCCCGGAGGCCGAGCCGCTGTCCGTCGGACCGGCGGCCGGTGACGAGGTACCGGATGATCTGCTCGATCTGCTGGAGAGCGCGTTGGGGTGGCCGCTGCCGCCGGCGTACCGGCGCTTCGTGGCCGAGACGAACGGTGTCGGCCCGGCGGCGCCCGCGGTGCTCCCGCCCTACGGCTTCGTGGCCGACCAGCCGCTGTTCGGCATCGCCCGCGAAGACCGCCACCAGGACCTGTCCTATGTGGCCGACTGGGTGCGCGACCGGCTGACCGTCGACTTCCTGCCGATCGGCTACGTGCAGGGCGGCCTGCTGGCGGTCAAGGTCTCCGGCGACGACGTCGACTCGGTCTGGTACCTGGACGACGACGACCCGCGCGACCGCGAGGCGTACGGGCCGGAGGAGGTCTGCGGCCACCTGCTGCAGCGCTGCGCGGACAGCGTCGACGACCTGTGGGCCCGCCTGGTGCGGCCGCCGGCGGCGCTGGTCGAGCTTGCCACCGCGGCCGTGGGCCAGGTCACTCTCGTGCGGGACGGTGCGGTCGGCGCCGGGCTGCCGGCGAAGCTGAAGGCGCCCTGGCAGGAGCAGGGCCGGCCGGGGCGGGACCCGGTGGCGTCGATGTTCGAGGCGGTGTAG
- a CDS encoding WXG100 family type VII secretion target: MSSDLPITYNFGAIADVATAIGTYSGNMDVELGDLYNDFKTLFASEWQGAAGQACDAAQQQWNAGADEIKGALLRLGQALGASSERMQQVDQSISAGF; the protein is encoded by the coding sequence ATGAGCAGCGACCTCCCAATCACTTACAACTTCGGCGCCATCGCCGACGTGGCGACCGCCATTGGTACGTACTCCGGAAACATGGACGTCGAGCTCGGCGACCTGTACAACGACTTCAAGACGCTCTTCGCGTCCGAGTGGCAGGGCGCCGCGGGCCAGGCGTGCGACGCCGCGCAGCAGCAGTGGAACGCCGGCGCTGACGAGATCAAGGGCGCGCTGCTCCGTCTCGGCCAGGCGCTGGGCGCCTCGTCCGAGCGCATGCAGCAGGTCGACCAGTCGATCTCCGCTGGCTTCTGA
- a CDS encoding WXG100 family type VII secretion target has product MRSKGRLPWAGGTTEERGESALTGTPGIGNVHATQAQLNQMATRCQDVRERLATGMAQLLDRVNDLGGSGMSGSANSALQGVSADLNNGLTKILNALDELSGKISNASTQFGVQDDDAASTIRNAAGATGDGAVISALRG; this is encoded by the coding sequence ATGCGTTCCAAGGGGAGGCTCCCCTGGGCGGGGGGCACGACAGAGGAGCGGGGTGAGTCTGCCTTGACAGGAACTCCAGGGATCGGCAACGTCCACGCCACCCAGGCACAGCTGAACCAGATGGCTACGCGGTGCCAGGACGTCCGTGAGCGTTTGGCGACGGGGATGGCACAGCTGCTGGACCGGGTGAACGACCTCGGCGGCAGCGGCATGAGCGGCTCGGCCAACTCCGCTCTGCAGGGTGTGTCGGCCGACCTCAACAACGGCCTGACGAAGATTCTGAACGCGCTGGACGAGCTGTCCGGCAAGATCAGCAACGCCTCGACCCAGTTCGGGGTGCAGGACGACGACGCGGCGTCCACCATCCGCAACGCTGCCGGCGCGACCGGCGACGGCGCGGTCATCTCGGCCCTCCGCGGCTGA
- a CDS encoding isoamylase early set domain-containing protein, protein MIKRNKLFGTKTRVTFCLPKDSPPGAVSVVGCFNEWEPGRHELVPRKDGTRTVTLKLEPGRYRFRYLADGGVWLDDEEADRIDHEGGELVL, encoded by the coding sequence GTGATCAAGAGAAACAAATTGTTCGGTACCAAGACGCGGGTGACTTTCTGCCTGCCGAAGGACTCGCCTCCGGGAGCGGTGAGCGTCGTCGGCTGCTTCAACGAGTGGGAGCCGGGACGCCACGAGCTTGTGCCGCGCAAGGACGGCACCCGGACCGTCACACTCAAGCTGGAGCCGGGGCGGTACCGCTTCCGGTACCTCGCCGACGGTGGCGTGTGGCTCGACGACGAAGAGGCCGACCGGATCGACCACGAGGGTGGCGAGCTGGTTCTCTGA
- a CDS encoding GNAT family N-acetyltransferase, whose protein sequence is MDLHVTSFAHLDTRTLYELLRLRVDVFVVEQKCAYPELDGRDTEPETRHIWLSRDGAPVAYLRILADPGGVARVGRVVVTSAERGSGAAAQLMTAALEQIGDRPSVLDAQAHLVRFYERYGYVVTGPEFMEDGIPHVPMARASVK, encoded by the coding sequence ATGGACCTGCACGTCACCTCCTTCGCTCACCTCGACACCCGCACGCTCTACGAGCTGCTGCGGCTGCGTGTCGACGTGTTCGTGGTGGAGCAGAAATGCGCCTACCCGGAGCTGGACGGTCGGGACACCGAGCCGGAGACGCGTCACATCTGGCTCTCCCGTGACGGCGCACCCGTGGCGTACCTGCGGATCCTGGCCGACCCCGGCGGCGTCGCGCGGGTCGGCCGGGTCGTGGTGACCTCGGCCGAGCGCGGCAGCGGCGCGGCCGCCCAGCTGATGACGGCCGCCCTGGAGCAGATCGGCGACCGCCCGAGCGTGCTCGACGCGCAGGCGCACCTGGTGCGCTTTTACGAGCGTTACGGGTATGTGGTGACCGGACCGGAGTTCATGGAGGACGGCATCCCGCACGTGCCGATGGCACGTGCGAGCGTGAAATGA
- the hemQ gene encoding hydrogen peroxide-dependent heme synthase, whose product MSEQTNAGRIKELNATIRYTMWSVFRATGPLPALRESLAGEVDSLFEQLAAKDVVVRGTYDVSGLRADADLMVWWHAPTADALQEAYGLFRRTALGRHLAPVWSQMALHRPAEFNKSHLPAFLSGEEARAYVCVYPFVRSYEWYLLPDEDRRDMLAEHGRQARGFPDVRANTVASFALGDYEWMLAFEADELHRIVDLMRELRASRARRHVREEVPFYTGRRRSMPELVAALP is encoded by the coding sequence ATGAGCGAACAGACGAACGCGGGACGGATCAAAGAGCTGAACGCGACGATCCGGTACACGATGTGGTCGGTCTTCCGGGCGACCGGCCCGCTGCCGGCGCTGCGCGAGTCGCTGGCCGGTGAGGTGGACTCGCTGTTCGAGCAGCTGGCAGCGAAGGACGTGGTCGTCCGCGGCACCTATGACGTGTCCGGGCTGCGCGCCGACGCCGACCTGATGGTGTGGTGGCACGCGCCCACGGCGGACGCGCTCCAGGAGGCGTACGGGCTCTTCCGCCGCACCGCGCTCGGCCGCCACCTCGCCCCGGTCTGGTCGCAGATGGCGCTGCACCGGCCGGCGGAGTTCAACAAGAGCCACCTCCCGGCGTTCCTTTCCGGCGAGGAGGCGAGGGCGTATGTGTGCGTGTATCCGTTCGTGCGTTCCTACGAGTGGTACCTCTTACCTGACGAGGATCGCCGCGACATGCTCGCCGAACACGGCCGGCAGGCGCGCGGCTTCCCCGACGTGCGCGCGAACACGGTGGCTTCGTTCGCGCTCGGCGACTACGAGTGGATGTTGGCTTTCGAGGCGGACGAGCTGCACCGCATCGTCGACCTGATGCGTGAGCTGCGGGCCTCCCGGGCCCGGCGCCACGTGCGTGAGGAGGTGCCTTTCTACACCGGACGGCGCCGCTCGATGCCCGAGCTCGTCGCCGCGCTGCCGTGA
- a CDS encoding SDR family oxidoreductase, producing the protein MPQGRFASPDDIAQAVAFLADPAKSGFVNGETLSVDGGWYADGSWQALRLSARARLVH; encoded by the coding sequence GTGCCGCAGGGGAGGTTCGCCTCGCCCGACGACATCGCGCAGGCCGTGGCGTTCCTGGCCGACCCGGCCAAGAGCGGCTTCGTCAACGGCGAGACGCTCTCGGTCGACGGCGGCTGGTACGCGGACGGCTCCTGGCAGGCGCTGCGCCTGTCAGCGCGCGCTCGCCTCGTGCACTAG
- the hemE gene encoding uroporphyrinogen decarboxylase: MTTTMEGSAAHRERPAADSVFVRACRGRTVPHTPVWFMRQAGRSLPEYRKVRAGIPMLEACRRPDLVAEITLQPVRRHGVDAAILFSDIVVPVAAAGVDLDIEPGTGPVVAEPIRTEADLDRLRPLTPPDVSFVDEAVRLLVAELGAIPLIGFAGAPFTLASYLIEGGPSRTHAKTKAMMYGAPELWHALCGRLADITLEFLRVQVAAGVSAVQLFDSWAGALSDADYRRFVLPHSAHVLGGLAGAGVPRIHFGVGTAQLLTAMGEAGADVVGVDWRTPLDTASALVGPDRSVQGNLDPSVLFAPWAVVEREVRRVLAEGRAAPGHVFNLGHGVLPETDPEVLTRVVALVHEASAR; this comes from the coding sequence ATGACGACGACCATGGAGGGCAGCGCCGCCCACCGGGAGCGCCCCGCGGCCGACTCGGTGTTCGTGCGCGCCTGCCGGGGCCGGACGGTCCCGCACACGCCGGTGTGGTTCATGCGACAGGCGGGGCGTTCGCTGCCGGAGTACCGGAAGGTGCGCGCCGGGATCCCGATGCTGGAGGCGTGCCGCCGCCCCGACCTGGTGGCGGAGATCACCCTCCAGCCGGTCCGGCGCCACGGCGTCGACGCCGCGATCCTCTTCAGCGACATCGTGGTACCGGTCGCGGCGGCCGGCGTCGACCTGGACATCGAGCCGGGCACGGGCCCGGTCGTGGCCGAGCCGATCCGCACCGAGGCCGACCTGGACCGGCTGCGGCCCCTGACACCGCCCGACGTGTCCTTTGTGGACGAGGCGGTGCGGCTGCTCGTCGCCGAGCTGGGCGCGATCCCGCTGATCGGCTTCGCGGGCGCGCCGTTCACGCTGGCCAGCTACCTGATCGAGGGTGGGCCGTCGCGGACGCACGCCAAGACCAAGGCGATGATGTACGGCGCGCCGGAGCTCTGGCACGCCCTCTGCGGCCGCCTGGCCGACATCACCCTGGAGTTCCTCCGCGTGCAGGTGGCGGCGGGTGTCTCGGCCGTGCAGCTCTTCGACTCGTGGGCCGGCGCGCTTTCCGACGCCGACTACCGCCGCTTCGTGCTGCCACACTCCGCGCACGTTCTCGGCGGGCTGGCTGGCGCCGGCGTGCCGCGGATCCACTTCGGCGTGGGCACCGCCCAACTGCTGACCGCGATGGGCGAGGCGGGCGCGGACGTGGTCGGCGTCGACTGGCGCACCCCGCTGGACACCGCCAGCGCGCTGGTCGGGCCCGACCGGTCGGTGCAGGGCAACCTCGACCCGTCGGTGCTCTTCGCCCCGTGGGCGGTGGTCGAGCGCGAGGTGCGCCGCGTGCTGGCGGAGGGGCGGGCTGCCCCCGGCCACGTCTTCAACCTCGGCCACGGCGTGCTCCCGGAGACCGACCCGGAGGTCCTGACCCGGGTGGTCGCGCTAGTGCACGAGGCGAGCGCGCGCTGA
- a CDS encoding DUF3000 domain-containing protein, whose product MVSPNGHPEVFTRAVAGLKAAKPRAEIELEEVPAPQRLAPYSYAVSGIVLKDGEEVATGRLILLHDPAGHEAWDGTMRLVTYVTAELEPDLAADPLLPAVGWTWLTDALEAEEATHTAIAGTVTQTISTRFGDLAGPPAAADIEIRASWTPTCEDLGAHLLAWCAVLASTAGLPPPGVTALHGSRMMA is encoded by the coding sequence ATGGTGTCTCCGAACGGGCATCCGGAAGTCTTCACGCGGGCGGTGGCCGGCTTGAAGGCCGCGAAGCCGCGCGCGGAGATCGAGCTGGAGGAGGTGCCCGCCCCGCAGCGCCTCGCGCCGTACTCGTACGCGGTGAGCGGCATCGTCCTCAAGGACGGCGAGGAGGTCGCCACCGGCCGGCTGATCCTGCTGCACGACCCGGCAGGTCACGAGGCGTGGGACGGCACGATGCGCCTGGTCACGTACGTGACGGCGGAGCTGGAGCCGGACCTCGCGGCCGACCCGCTGCTGCCCGCGGTGGGTTGGACCTGGCTGACCGACGCCCTGGAGGCCGAGGAGGCCACGCACACCGCGATCGCCGGCACGGTCACCCAGACGATCTCCACCCGCTTCGGCGACCTCGCCGGCCCGCCGGCCGCCGCCGACATCGAGATCCGCGCCTCATGGACCCCGACCTGCGAAGACCTGGGCGCCCACCTGCTGGCCTGGTGCGCGGTGCTCGCCTCGACGGCCGGCCTGCCGCCGCCCGGGGTGACCGCCCTGCACGGCAGCCGCATGATGGCCTAA
- a CDS encoding S1C family serine protease: MTAGYDPLSAQPGAQVPGPRHSFDDEVGVAPAGGAGMPAGGLPRADDPDGLYRPGPPPPPPQGPPPAQPYGAVPPQPGPPPGPAYPGPPPPAFPAPGYPLSAPPMSALPGGDPHYPMYGAPPQAPRRRISWLGLSALVLALIIGAVAVVQAIQIRDLQDRVASGDRALAEAQAADKGRLDGLDGRTTELETAAGKAFNPEAISSEVLPSVFRVAAGQFTGTAFAVGKQTGSSTNLFTNFHVVESVWDAGQREVFIERKDQRWPATIVRVDEQDDVAQLRTNNKFTGLATAREPAKSGQQIVVVGAPLGLEDTVTTGVISAIRKDEGGSGTVIQFDAPINPGNSGGPVVNAAKQVVGIATAKARDAEGIGLAVPIKTACDQFKIC, translated from the coding sequence ATGACTGCTGGGTACGACCCGCTGTCCGCACAGCCCGGCGCACAGGTGCCCGGTCCGCGCCACTCGTTCGACGACGAGGTGGGTGTGGCACCGGCCGGAGGAGCCGGCATGCCCGCCGGCGGCTTGCCGCGCGCTGACGACCCGGACGGGCTGTACCGGCCGGGACCGCCCCCGCCACCTCCGCAGGGGCCGCCGCCCGCCCAGCCGTATGGCGCGGTGCCGCCGCAGCCCGGACCGCCGCCCGGTCCCGCCTACCCGGGACCGCCGCCCCCGGCCTTCCCCGCGCCGGGTTACCCGCTGTCCGCGCCGCCGATGTCGGCGCTGCCCGGCGGCGATCCGCACTACCCGATGTACGGCGCACCCCCGCAGGCACCCCGCCGCCGGATCTCCTGGCTCGGGCTGAGCGCGCTGGTGCTCGCCCTGATCATCGGCGCTGTCGCGGTCGTGCAGGCCATCCAGATCCGTGACCTGCAGGACCGCGTCGCCTCCGGTGACCGGGCGCTCGCCGAGGCGCAGGCCGCCGACAAGGGCCGCCTGGACGGGCTCGACGGGCGCACCACCGAGCTGGAGACCGCGGCCGGCAAGGCGTTCAACCCCGAGGCGATCTCGAGCGAGGTCCTGCCCAGCGTGTTCCGCGTGGCTGCCGGGCAGTTCACCGGCACGGCATTCGCGGTCGGCAAGCAGACCGGCAGCAGCACCAACCTGTTCACCAACTTCCACGTGGTCGAGTCGGTCTGGGACGCGGGCCAGCGCGAGGTGTTCATCGAGCGCAAGGACCAGCGGTGGCCGGCGACGATCGTGCGGGTCGACGAGCAGGACGACGTCGCCCAGCTGCGCACCAACAACAAGTTCACCGGGCTGGCCACCGCCCGCGAGCCGGCCAAGTCGGGCCAGCAGATCGTGGTCGTCGGCGCGCCGCTCGGGCTGGAGGACACGGTCACGACCGGTGTGATCAGCGCGATCCGCAAGGACGAGGGCGGCTCCGGCACTGTGATCCAGTTTGACGCTCCGATCAACCCCGGCAACTCCGGCGGTCCCGTGGTCAACGCCGCCAAGCAGGTGGTCGGCATCGCCACCGCCAAGGCCCGGGACGCGGAGGGCATCGGCCTCGCGGTGCCGATCAAGACCGCCTGCGACCAGTTCAAGATCTGTTGA
- a CDS encoding ribonuclease D produces MTDEPPLRRRAAQRQAGDGPHSRPAPATESVGPDPITPGGPVPLTAPREGTPAPIETPDQLAEVVAQFAAGTGPVAVDAERASGYRYTQRAYLVQLRRAGAGSVLIDPLPLGDLRVLDEAIADAEWVLHAASQDLPCLADLGLRPRRLFDTELAARLAGFERVGLAALTEQLLGYTLEKHHSAADWSTRPLPESWLTYAALDVELLVDLRDKLAAELAAQGKDGWAAEEFAALVASGAQPPRQRPDPWRRTSGIHRIRGARAQARVRAMWYARDEIAARRDSAPGRVLPDAAIIAAAELDPKDERTLLTLPGFGGRSVRRLARTWIDALTKARDLPDDMLPVAPPLDGPPPPHRWAERDPVAAARLARCREVVTTAAAEHTLPPENLITPDSVRRLAWTPPEEITPETVAATLRGYGARAWQVGLIADGLAVALREPE; encoded by the coding sequence GTGACCGACGAACCACCCCTGCGCCGTCGGGCCGCGCAACGCCAAGCAGGGGACGGACCACACAGCCGGCCAGCTCCGGCAACCGAAAGCGTGGGGCCCGACCCAATAACGCCTGGCGGGCCCGTGCCGCTGACCGCCCCCCGCGAGGGCACCCCTGCCCCCATCGAGACGCCTGACCAGCTTGCCGAGGTCGTGGCCCAGTTCGCCGCCGGTACCGGCCCGGTGGCTGTGGACGCCGAGCGCGCGTCCGGCTACCGGTATACCCAGCGCGCCTACCTGGTGCAGCTGCGCCGAGCCGGCGCCGGCAGCGTGCTCATCGATCCCCTTCCCCTTGGTGACCTGCGCGTGCTCGACGAAGCCATCGCCGACGCTGAATGGGTACTGCACGCCGCGAGCCAGGATCTCCCCTGCCTCGCCGACCTCGGACTGCGGCCCCGTCGCCTATTCGACACCGAATTGGCCGCTCGGCTGGCCGGATTCGAGCGGGTCGGCTTGGCGGCACTGACCGAACAGCTACTTGGGTACACGCTGGAGAAGCACCACTCGGCCGCCGACTGGTCCACGCGACCCCTGCCGGAGTCGTGGCTCACGTACGCGGCGCTGGACGTCGAGCTCCTCGTCGACCTGCGCGACAAGCTCGCGGCCGAGCTGGCGGCACAGGGCAAGGACGGGTGGGCCGCCGAGGAGTTCGCGGCGCTTGTCGCGTCCGGTGCGCAGCCGCCCCGCCAGCGCCCCGACCCGTGGCGGCGCACCTCCGGCATCCACCGCATCCGGGGCGCGCGGGCGCAGGCCCGGGTGCGCGCGATGTGGTACGCGCGGGACGAGATCGCCGCCCGGCGCGACTCGGCGCCCGGCCGGGTGCTGCCAGACGCGGCGATCATCGCGGCCGCGGAGCTCGACCCCAAGGACGAACGGACGCTGCTCACGCTGCCCGGCTTCGGCGGGCGGTCGGTGCGGCGGCTGGCCCGCACCTGGATCGACGCGCTGACCAAGGCCCGTGACCTGCCCGACGACATGCTCCCGGTGGCGCCGCCGCTGGACGGTCCTCCGCCGCCGCACCGGTGGGCCGAGCGCGACCCGGTCGCGGCCGCCCGCCTGGCCCGGTGCCGGGAGGTCGTCACCACGGCCGCCGCCGAGCACACGCTGCCACCGGAAAACCTGATCACGCCCGACTCGGTGCGGCGGCTGGCCTGGACGCCGCCCGAGGAGATCACGCCGGAGACGGTCGCGGCGACCCTCCGCGGGTACGGCGCGCGGGCCTGGCAGGTGGGACTGATCGCGGACGGCTTGGCGGTCGCGCTGCGCGAGCCCGAGTGA
- a CDS encoding thiolase family protein: MPRQVRDVVFVDGVRTPFGKAGGMYANTRADDLVIRCIRELLRRNPQLPPERVDEVAIAATTQIGDQGLTIGRTAALLAGLPKTVPGYAIDRMCAGAMTAVTTVAGGIAMGAYDVAIAGGVEHMGRHPMGEGVDPNPRILAEKLVDPSALVMGATAENLHDRVPSVTKARADAFGLASQEKTAKAYADGKIQQDLVSVAVRDPEAGWGLATVDEAPRETSLEKLATLKTPFRPHGRVTAGNAAGLNDGATASIIAAEDVARELGLPIGARLVSYGFVGVEPEVMGYGPIPSTEKALRLAGLSIGDIGLFELNEAFAVQVLAFLDHFGIADDDPRVNPWGGAISVGHPLASSGVRLMTQLSRQFAEHPEVRYGLTAMCIGIGMGGTVIWENPHWEGK; encoded by the coding sequence GTGCCCCGTCAAGTCCGTGATGTCGTCTTTGTCGACGGCGTCCGCACACCCTTCGGCAAGGCGGGCGGCATGTATGCCAACACCCGCGCCGACGACCTGGTGATCCGCTGCATCCGGGAGCTGCTGCGGCGCAACCCCCAGCTGCCGCCGGAGCGGGTGGACGAGGTGGCCATCGCCGCCACCACCCAGATCGGTGACCAGGGCCTCACCATCGGCCGTACCGCCGCGCTGCTGGCCGGCCTGCCGAAGACGGTGCCCGGGTACGCGATCGACCGCATGTGCGCCGGCGCGATGACCGCGGTCACCACCGTGGCGGGCGGGATCGCGATGGGCGCGTACGACGTGGCAATCGCCGGGGGCGTCGAGCACATGGGCCGCCACCCGATGGGCGAGGGCGTCGACCCCAACCCGCGCATCCTCGCCGAGAAGCTGGTCGACCCGTCCGCGCTGGTCATGGGCGCGACCGCGGAAAACCTGCACGACCGGGTCCCCTCGGTCACGAAGGCCCGCGCCGACGCGTTCGGCCTCGCCTCCCAGGAGAAGACCGCGAAGGCGTACGCGGACGGCAAGATCCAGCAGGACCTCGTCTCGGTCGCCGTGCGCGACCCGGAGGCCGGCTGGGGTCTGGCGACCGTCGACGAGGCGCCGCGGGAGACAAGCCTGGAGAAGCTGGCGACGCTCAAGACCCCGTTCCGCCCGCACGGCCGGGTGACCGCGGGCAACGCGGCGGGGCTGAACGACGGCGCCACCGCGAGCATCATCGCCGCCGAGGACGTGGCCCGCGAGCTGGGCCTGCCGATTGGCGCGCGGCTCGTGTCGTACGGCTTCGTCGGTGTCGAGCCCGAGGTGATGGGGTACGGCCCGATCCCCTCGACCGAGAAGGCGCTCCGCCTCGCCGGCCTGTCCATCGGGGACATCGGCCTCTTCGAGCTGAACGAGGCGTTCGCGGTGCAGGTGCTCGCGTTCCTCGACCACTTCGGCATCGCCGACGACGACCCGCGGGTAAACCCGTGGGGCGGCGCGATCTCGGTCGGCCACCCGCTCGCCTCCTCGGGCGTACGGCTGATGACGCAGCTCTCGCGGCAGTTCGCCGAGCACCCCGAGGTGCGGTACGGCCTGACCGCGATGTGCATCGGCATCGGCATGGGCGGCACGGTCATCTGGGAAAACCCGCACTGGGAGGGCAAGTGA